One window of Trifolium pratense cultivar HEN17-A07 linkage group LG5, ARS_RC_1.1, whole genome shotgun sequence genomic DNA carries:
- the LOC123886680 gene encoding E3 ubiquitin-protein ligase RSL1-like, giving the protein MEIGTFLLCHGLPFVLIMTIISRTIKQIEKQTCNEKEEIEEESDSQLKQTYCAICMDEKPIEEMFENRNCSHTFCETCVGSYLAAKIKENIAMVKCPDPNCNDILEPNDCISIIPKDVFERWENALCENLVLGSQKFYCPFNDCSAMLVNDGNEVVTVSECPHCHRLFCAQCKVSWHAGVDCTGFQSSKNGDQGWQSDLTALQFAKKKKWKRCSKCSFYVERSEGCNKITCRCRHQFCYVCGSDWKPSHHDCKEIR; this is encoded by the exons ATGGAAATTGGCACATTCCTACTTTGCCATGGCCTACCATTTGTATTGATAATGACAATAATTTCGAGAACAATCAAACAGATCGAGAAACAGACTTGTAATGAGAAAGAAGAGATTGAGGAAGAGAGTGATTCTCAATTGAAACAAACCTATTGTGCAATATGTATGGACGAAAAACCTATTGAAGAAATGTTCGAAAACCGAAATTGTTCACACACTTTTTGTGAAACTTGTGTTGGAAGTTATCTAGCTGCTAAAATTAAAGAGAATATAGCAATGGTAAAATGTCCTGATCCAAACTGCAACGATATTTTGGAACCTAATGATTGTATTTCAATTATACCAAAAGATGTGTTTGAAAGATGGGAAAATGCACTATGTGAGAATTTGGTGTTAGGATCACAAAAATTTTATTGTCCTTTTAATGATTGTTCAGCTATGTTGGTGAATGATGGAAATGAAGTTGTGACGGTTTCGGAATGTCCACATTGTCATAGATTGTTTTGTGCACAATGTAAAGTTTCATGGCATGCAGGAGTCGATTGTACGGGGTTTCAAAGCTCAAAAAATGGCGATCAGGGGTGGCAATCAGATCTAACGGCTTTGCAATTTGCTAAGAAAAAGAAGTGGAAAAGATGTTCAAAATGCAGCTTCTATGTGGAAAGAAGTGAAGGATGTAATAAAATTACATGCAG GTGTCGTCATCAATTTTGCTATGTTTGTGGATCCGATTGGAAGCCGTCGCATCATGATTGTAAAGAAATTCGataa